The Ictidomys tridecemlineatus isolate mIctTri1 chromosome 6, mIctTri1.hap1, whole genome shotgun sequence genome includes a region encoding these proteins:
- the Bloc1s1 gene encoding biogenesis of lysosome-related organelles complex 1 subunit 1, which produces MLSRLLKEHQAKQNERKELQEKRRREAITAATCLTEALVDHLNVGVAQAYMNQRKLDHEVKTLQVQAAQFAKQTGQWIGMVENFNQALKEIGDVENWARSIELDMRTIATALEYVYKGQLQSAPS; this is translated from the exons ATGCTGTCCCGCCTGCTCAAAGAACACCAGGCCAAGCAGAATGAGCGCAAGGAGCTGCAGG AGAAGAGGAGGCGCGAGGCTATCACTGCAGCGACCTGCCTGACAGAAGCTTTGGTGGATCACCTCAATGTGGG TGTGGCCCAGGCCTATATGAACCAAAGAAAGCTGGACCATGAGGTGAAGACCCTTCAGGTCCAGGCTGCCCAATTTGCCAAGCAGACAGGCCAGTGGATCGGGATGGTGGAGAACTTCAACCAAGCACTAAAG GAAATAGGGGATGTGGAGAACTGGGCTCGGAGCATCGAACTGGATATGCGCACAATTGCCACTGCACTGGAATATGTCTACAAAGGACAGCTACAGTCTGCCCCCTCCTAG